The genomic segment ATCCAACTCCTCGACTTCATTGCCTCAAACCAGTACCGAACAATCCCGACGCCGTGTGTCGTTTTCAATAGAGCAGTTTGATGTCCTTCTGTATGAGATGGCTATTCATCTGCGTTCAGAGCCACATGTTCAAGCAGGCACCGCTATGAGTAGGTGTGATGCCATCGCTGGACGTCGTCACGGTCGGTAGTGCCCTCGTCGACTATGTCTACACGCTTTCAAACTTGCCGGAACCTGACGGCGGAGCGTTCGTCCGCGAATCCACCACAACTGTCGGTGGCGTTGCAGCGAACGTCAGCTCCGGACTCGCCGCACTCGACCGTGACGTCGGGACCGTCGCACGTCTCGGGAAGGATGCCGGCAAGGACATCAAAACCACGTTGCGAACGCGTGGTCTGGACGTCACCCGGGTTCGCTCCGGTCCGGAGGAGTCCTCGTATACGTTGATCTTGCGAGGTCCTGGTGGAGAGAGGATGGTCGTCGCTGGCGGACAGAGCGTGCCACAACTCCGACTCGATGCTACTGATAGGAACTATCTTGCTAACGCGAACGTTGTTTTCAGCAGTGCTTATGCCTCCGACGCGGTCGTCGCCGAGCTCGTGGCGGCGCGTGAACGTGGCGAGATTTCGAAATTCGTGTTCGATCTTGCCGGCCCTCTCTCGGAACTCGATGGACGCGGCACCACACCGGAAACGATCGATCGAGTCCTCTCGGTGGCTGACCTATTCGTGGTCGGTGAAGTGGCTGCTCGTTCGTATTTCGGTGGAGGTGTCGAGGATGCCATCGCCGCTCTCAGACGACATCCCATCCCGTGTGCAGCCGTCACTCGCGGAAACGAGGGAGCAGTTCTCCTCGCAGGTGATACAGCAATCGACGTTCCAGCAATTTCGGTCCCAGTTGAGGACACGACGGGCGCGGGCGATGCATTCACCGCGGGGCTCACTCACGCATGGATACTTGGCACGGCTTCACCAGCGGACGCAGGACGGTTCGCTGCTGGCGTCGCTGCGCTCAACTGTACTGCCGAGGGTGCTTGTGGCCGTCTTCCGTCCGAACCTAACGTTCGAGCGCTTCTTGACGAACGCTAGGGGACGGACGCGACGAGGCGCTCGACCGCTGCTTCGTCGACGGGAGCGGTCGTTTCGGCGTCGCGTTTCAGCGTCGTGCCAACGATCGCGCCATCGGCGACGGAAAGTAGGTCGGGTGCCGTTTCTGGAGTGATCCCGCTTCCGATCAGAACAGGGACGTCGAACCCGTGGTCGTCACGGCACTCGACCACTCGGTCGAGAACGGTCGTATCGACGGCTGCACCGGTTCCCGTCCCGCTGACGACGACGCCATCGGCACCGCCACGTTCGATGAGGTCGCCGAAGGTTTCTTCGAGAGTGCGTTCAGCCAGCGTAGCGGAGTGTTTCACGTCGATGTCGGCGATAACGGCAACGTCGGCGTCGAGTTGCTCGCGCAACCGCAGCGTCTCGTGAGCCATTCCCTCGATAATCCCCTGATCGGTGAGACGAGCACCTGTGTGTACGTTCACGCGGACGAACGCGCCACCTGTCGCAGCGGCGATACCGAGCGCGCTTTGCACGTCGTTTCTGAGAATGTTCACGCCGAACGGAATTGACACCTGATCGCGGAGCGTTTCGGTGAGTGCGGCGATATCAGCGACGACGTGTCGCGGCACACGGTCTGGATAGAATGGTGTGTCTCCGAAGTTTTCGAGCATGATGCCGTCGACGCCGCCTTCTTCGAGTGCGGTAGCATCTTGAGAGAGGCGATCACGGATCGCGTTTCGATCCCCACCGTAATCGGGTGCGCCTGGAAGTGGGGGCAAGTGAACCATTCCAATAATCGGTGTTTCGGTACTGAAGACGTCCATGTGCACACCATGCCCGGCTAGTGGTTTAATCCTACAGATACTGTTGTGCTGCCCAGAGCAATGATCTGGTGCATTTCAATCGATATTTGATTGTCGTTTATGCATAGTACAGATCGAAGGCAGTCGGGTGAAGGTGTATTCGTAATTGGAGAGCAAAGGACAAGTAAAGTCGCCAGATGATTATAAATTGACAAACATAATAAACGCCATATCGGTGAAGAAGAAACGGTTCGTGATTTGAGATCAGCCAGAATGTGAAACTGAGGGAATATCAGAATCTATAATCACGAAAACGTCTCAAAATCGACTATCTTATCACGACTCGTTATTATAGAGGCGGTATAGGAACGATTCGTTATGACCAATGAGATTCTGATAACCGGCGGTGATGGATCCGTGGGAGAGGTACTCGCGGATCAGCTCACAAGTGACTCGGTCACAGTCGTGTTCCTCGATGAGCATGAGCGTGCGGTTGAACGTGCAGCAGAGGCGGGTGCTGACGCCCGAATGAGCGATCCGAGCGAGGCGGCCATACTCGACCGTGAGGATATCGAAGAGATGGGTACTGCTATCGTTGCCTCGCAGAAGGACAGCCACAACTTGCTGGTCGCACAACTTCTCCGGCTCCGACGGATCGAGCGCGTTATCGCACTCGTGAATGATCCCCGGAATGTCGAGGCGTTCGCTGCAGCCGGCATTGAACCGGTATCCGCCTCAGCCGCCCTAGCTGGTGCACTCAACCGACAGCGCCGTGTCGTCAAATATACCGAGCGCTCATCAGGGCAAGAGGCAACAAATGCGGCAAAGCGACGCCAGGAGCGCGAGGAATTGACCGACGGTCCGGAACGCGAACGGGTCCGTTTGGACGGAGCGGGGGGTGACACGTAGTGCCCAAGGAACTCGAACGCGACCTCGGGCTGGTTTCGGTTTTGGCCATTAGCATCGGCGCGATGATTGGGAGTGGTATCTTCATCCTGCCCGCGGTCGCCGTCGGGTACGCGGGACCAGCGGTCGTGCTCGCCTACATCCTTGCCGGATTAGTCGTTCTCCCGGCGGCACTCTCGAAATCCGAAAT from the Halococcus sediminicola genome contains:
- a CDS encoding carbohydrate kinase family protein → MPSLDVVTVGSALVDYVYTLSNLPEPDGGAFVRESTTTVGGVAANVSSGLAALDRDVGTVARLGKDAGKDIKTTLRTRGLDVTRVRSGPEESSYTLILRGPGGERMVVAGGQSVPQLRLDATDRNYLANANVVFSSAYASDAVVAELVAARERGEISKFVFDLAGPLSELDGRGTTPETIDRVLSVADLFVVGEVAARSYFGGGVEDAIAALRRHPIPCAAVTRGNEGAVLLAGDTAIDVPAISVPVEDTTGAGDAFTAGLTHAWILGTASPADAGRFAAGVAALNCTAEGACGRLPSEPNVRALLDER
- a CDS encoding BtpA/SgcQ family protein; amino-acid sequence: MDVFSTETPIIGMVHLPPLPGAPDYGGDRNAIRDRLSQDATALEEGGVDGIMLENFGDTPFYPDRVPRHVVADIAALTETLRDQVSIPFGVNILRNDVQSALGIAAATGGAFVRVNVHTGARLTDQGIIEGMAHETLRLREQLDADVAVIADIDVKHSATLAERTLEETFGDLIERGGADGVVVSGTGTGAAVDTTVLDRVVECRDDHGFDVPVLIGSGITPETAPDLLSVADGAIVGTTLKRDAETTAPVDEAAVERLVASVP
- a CDS encoding NAD-binding protein gives rise to the protein MTNEILITGGDGSVGEVLADQLTSDSVTVVFLDEHERAVERAAEAGADARMSDPSEAAILDREDIEEMGTAIVASQKDSHNLLVAQLLRLRRIERVIALVNDPRNVEAFAAAGIEPVSASAALAGALNRQRRVVKYTERSSGQEATNAAKRRQEREELTDGPERERVRLDGAGGDT